One Triticum dicoccoides isolate Atlit2015 ecotype Zavitan chromosome 4B, WEW_v2.0, whole genome shotgun sequence genomic window carries:
- the LOC119290833 gene encoding oxysterol-binding protein-related protein 3A-like: MGSKDQDLAASSGGGGGFFSSIAAGVRSWGTAVHKSVNGLVGYEGLEVINPDGGTDDAEAEAMKGRWKQEDRDSYWKMMNKYIGSDVTSLVTLPVIIFEPMSMLQKMAELMEYCDLLDKADECEDPHMRMVYASTWALSAYLAYHRTWKPFNPILGETYEMVNHQGITFIAEQVSHHPPMGVAHCENDHFTYDITSKLKTKFLGNSVEVYPVGRTRVTLKKSGVVLELVPPLTKVNNLIFGRTWVDSFGEMVLTNLTTGDKAVLYFQPCGWFGAGRFEVDGYVYTAAEEPKIMMTGKWNKSMSYQPCDQEGDPLPGTELKEVWKAAPAPPNDKYQYTYFAHKINSFDTAPKKLLPSDSRLRPDRYALEKGDMSKSGAHKSRLEEQQRAEKKIRDTKGEQFTPKWFKMTEDISPTPWGDLEVYEYNGRYAEHRAAIDSSSAVAEETDVSSIEFNPWQYGDSPSQ, from the exons ATGGGGTCCAAGGACCAGGACCTGGCCGCGTCGTCGGGCGGTGGCGGAGGCTTCTTCTCCTCGATCGCCGCGGGCGTGCGCAGCTGGGGCACTGCCGTGCACAAATCGGTCAACGG GTTGGTTGGTTATGAAGGGCTTGAAGTTATCAACCCAGATGGAGGCACAGATGATGCGGAAGCAGAGGCTATGAAGGGGCGATGGAAACAGGAG GATCGGGACAGTTACTGGAAGATGATGAACAAGTACATAGGGTCAGATGTAACGTCACTTGTTACACTTCCAGTCATCATCTTTGAGCCGATGTCAATGCTTCAGAAAATGGCGGAG TTGATGGAATATTGTGACCTGTTAGACAAAGCAGATGAATGTGAGGATCCGCACATGCGGATGGTATATGCTT CTACATGGGCTTTGTCAGCCTACCTAGCCTACCACCGTACGTGGAAGCCTTTCAATCCCATCCTTGGAGAGACGTATGAGATGGTTAACCATCAGGGTATTACATTTATTGCTGAGCAG GTAAGCCATCATCCTCCGATGGGTGTAGCTCACTGTGAGAACGATCATTTTACTTACGACATCACATCGAAGTTGAAGACAAAGTTCTTGGGAAACTCAGTGGAAGTGTATCCAGTTGGAAG GACTAGAGTGACACTTAAAAAGTCCGGTGTCGTGTTGGAATTGGTACCACCACTGACCAAGGTCAACAACTTGATATTTGGGCGCACATGGGTAGACTCTTTTGGAGAGATGGTCCTGACAAATTTGACAACTGGAGACAAAGCCGTGCTGTATTTCCAGCCATGCGGCTGGTTTGG GGCTGGGCGGTTCGAGGTGGATGGGTATGTATATACTGCAGCTGAAGAACCGAAAATAATGATGACAGGAAAATGGAACAAGTCCATGAGTTACCAGCCTTGTGATCAAGAAGGTGATCCTCTTCCAGGGACCGAGCTAAAAGAG GTCTGGAAAGCCGCTCCTGCTCCACCGAATGACAAGTACCAGTATACATACTTTGCGCACAAAATAAATAGCTTTGATACAGCACCTAAGAAGCTCTTGCCTTCAGACTCCCGATTAAGGCCCGACAGATATGCCCTTGAGAAGGGTGACATGTCTAAATCTGGGGCACACAAGAGCAG GCTTGAAGAACAACAAAGAGCTGAGAAGAAAATCCGGGACACCAAGGGGGAGCAGTTTACACCAAAATGGTTCAAAATGACCGAAGACATCTCCCCTACCCCGTGGGGCGATCTGGAGGTGTATGAGTACAATGGCAGATACGCCGAGCACCGGGCTGCGATAGACAGCTCTagtgccgttgccgaggagacGGACGTCAGCTCCATCGAGTTCAACCCGTGGCAGTATGGCGACTCGCCTTCCCAATGA